In the Gemmatimonadota bacterium genome, one interval contains:
- a CDS encoding zinc-ribbon domain-containing protein yields the protein MNVSCPECQSVFRVDPVKVTGANLRARCSICGGLIPVGASVRWADEFPSSMASGAGAPWPAIASTHSTEGVRRSATVSLPAPAPAPTPPAALPLPVAATPVPVAYAPPIVSSPPTVDTTSRDAPAAHELPSSLGTPPARDAVVRDAGAVRVPPFAPPRRPTPVTPAVAMPPLATPSAPPAALAPTLRPPTPAFVPSPALEGLGAPRDAATLGASRDAATPREVTPMAPVSTASAAPVVPPPATSPDLPSEPRGAPTSSPAGAVSTSAAAAASGTSTSGGAPLARRPINPFLSNDPNQKARRLARALVSDMVAYHPQKREEGARNGTLKQLFREEIKKSYEEYVEQVGREFAESTTHFQEALNDVLAGGKRIF from the coding sequence ATGAACGTCTCGTGTCCCGAGTGCCAGTCCGTCTTTCGCGTGGATCCCGTGAAGGTCACGGGGGCCAACCTTCGTGCACGATGCTCCATCTGCGGGGGGTTGATTCCGGTGGGGGCCAGCGTGCGTTGGGCGGACGAATTCCCGAGCTCGATGGCGTCGGGAGCTGGGGCGCCCTGGCCTGCGATCGCGTCGACGCATTCGACGGAAGGCGTGCGTCGTTCGGCGACGGTCTCGCTCCCAGCTCCGGCCCCCGCCCCGACACCACCTGCGGCGCTGCCGCTGCCGGTGGCAGCCACGCCAGTGCCCGTGGCATACGCGCCGCCGATCGTGTCGTCACCGCCGACGGTCGACACGACATCGCGCGACGCCCCGGCCGCGCATGAGCTTCCGTCCTCGTTAGGTACGCCACCGGCGCGCGACGCAGTGGTGCGCGATGCCGGCGCGGTGCGTGTTCCGCCCTTCGCGCCCCCCCGTCGACCGACACCGGTCACGCCGGCCGTCGCGATGCCGCCGCTCGCCACGCCCTCGGCTCCACCCGCGGCACTGGCTCCGACGCTCCGGCCACCCACGCCGGCCTTCGTGCCGTCGCCGGCGCTCGAGGGACTCGGCGCGCCGCGCGATGCCGCGACGCTCGGGGCATCGCGGGATGCCGCGACACCGCGCGAGGTCACCCCGATGGCACCGGTGTCGACGGCTTCCGCCGCCCCTGTCGTTCCGCCCCCCGCGACGAGCCCGGACCTGCCGAGCGAGCCACGTGGAGCGCCAACGTCATCGCCCGCCGGCGCGGTAAGCACGAGCGCCGCTGCGGCTGCAAGCGGGACGTCGACTTCCGGCGGGGCGCCGTTGGCGCGGCGCCCGATCAATCCCTTCCTGTCCAACGATCCGAACCAGAAGGCTCGGCGACTCGCGCGCGCGCTCGTCTCCGACATGGTGGCGTATCATCCGCAGAAGCGTGAGGAAGGGGCGCGCAACGGGACGCTCAAGCAGCTCTTTCGCGAAGAGATCAAGAAGAGCTACGAAGAGTACGTCGAGCAGGTGGGGCGCGAGTTCGCGGAGAGTACGACGCACTTTCAGGAGGCGCTGAACGACGTGTTGGCGGGGGGCAAGCGCATCTTCTAG
- the prfB gene encoding peptide chain release factor 2 — MFDLAGKRDSLTTLEHQMTGAGFWDDQERARDVVQRVKTLKAWVEPFDRLEGRVRSARELDDLLTAEPDEEMIRDLDQETDAIESSLREYELRSLLQGPDDFRDAQLEISAGAGGTEAMDWAQMLLRMYSRWAERHGFGLEILDMSEGEEAGIKGAVVEIKGHYAFGFLRPETGVHRLVRISPFDSNARRHTSFASVFVYPVVNEEINIEIREEDIKMDVFRASGAGGQHVNKTSSAVRLTHIPSGVVVSSQQERSQFKNKATAMKQLKNKLYQIEADKQAAAKAKLDSTKSDVSFGSQIRSYVFQPYTMVNDHRTELKIPDVQRIMDGDIDEFIEAYLKQYGAGAAGAAGVA; from the coding sequence ATCTTTGACCTCGCCGGCAAGCGGGACAGCCTAACGACGCTCGAGCACCAGATGACGGGGGCGGGTTTCTGGGACGACCAGGAGCGCGCCCGCGACGTGGTGCAGCGCGTCAAGACGCTGAAGGCGTGGGTCGAGCCGTTCGATCGGCTCGAGGGACGCGTGCGCAGCGCGCGGGAGCTGGACGATCTTCTCACCGCCGAGCCCGACGAGGAGATGATTCGTGACCTCGACCAGGAGACCGACGCCATCGAGTCGTCGCTCCGCGAGTACGAGTTGCGGTCACTGCTCCAGGGCCCGGACGACTTCCGTGACGCGCAGCTCGAGATCTCGGCGGGGGCCGGCGGGACGGAGGCGATGGATTGGGCGCAGATGCTCCTGCGCATGTACTCGCGCTGGGCCGAGCGTCATGGCTTCGGGCTCGAGATCCTCGACATGTCCGAGGGCGAGGAGGCCGGGATCAAGGGGGCGGTGGTCGAGATCAAGGGGCACTACGCCTTCGGCTTCCTGCGCCCGGAGACCGGGGTACACCGCCTGGTTCGTATCTCGCCGTTCGACTCGAATGCGCGCCGGCACACGAGCTTTGCGTCGGTCTTCGTGTATCCGGTGGTCAATGAGGAGATCAACATCGAGATTCGCGAGGAGGACATCAAGATGGACGTCTTCCGCGCGAGCGGTGCCGGCGGTCAGCACGTCAACAAGACGTCGTCGGCCGTGCGCCTGACGCACATCCCGTCGGGCGTGGTGGTCTCCTCGCAACAGGAGCGGTCGCAGTTCAAGAACAAGGCGACCGCCATGAAGCAGCTCAAGAACAAGCTCTACCAGATCGAGGCCGACAAGCAGGCCGCCGCCAAGGCCAAGCTCGACTCCACCAAGTCCGACGTCTCCTTCGGGAGCCAGATTCGCAGCTACGTCTTCCAGCCGTACACCATGGTCAACGACCACCGGACCGAACTGAAGATCCCTGATGTGCAGCGCATCATGGACGGCGACATCGACGAGTTCATCGAGGCGTACCTGAAGCAGTACGGGGCCGGCGCGGCTGGCGCGGCGGGGGTCGCATGA